The Austwickia sp. genome includes a region encoding these proteins:
- the cbiE gene encoding precorrin-6y C5,15-methyltransferase (decarboxylating) subunit CbiE, with protein MTRRIAETYAAGGVVVVGVGADGWASLGENSRHALRQARTIIGSPRQLEQLPVWLGARREEWRSPRRDDIRALVEEHVDGGLAVLASGDPLLYGIGRTLVEELGIERLLFLPNLSSVALACARLGWPVESVTVINAPAGGLDTLPGHLAEGARLIVLSAGRDTPATVATRLADQGCGDSALVVLGDLGTDREQRWDGTASGWDVEVTCGLNVVAVTCHSTPGFVAPADSAAGPPAALSPGTTSESLPDLEADEARHVVDSGAAFPAEPEPRVEPPEPPDLGRPAPVPAAGAENRAGRVSTYGAARLAELGPLLPDGSGQELTGSAAALLSAALLAALDPAPGEMLWEIGGTGAAALAWSMASPGARAALITHRGEVADRPTPFGVAPVQRVHGALPAAAAGLPTPDAVLLVDASAAPGVMETTWRALRLGGRLVGAATTLDEAALLARYHRILGGDLTRLQLSVGISEGEASRYGGATELVLWVRRKAPARRPSPRLS; from the coding sequence GTGACGCGGCGCATCGCCGAGACCTACGCCGCGGGCGGCGTGGTCGTCGTCGGCGTGGGCGCGGACGGCTGGGCCTCGCTCGGCGAGAACTCCCGGCACGCCCTGCGCCAGGCCCGCACGATCATCGGCAGCCCCCGGCAGCTCGAGCAGCTGCCCGTCTGGTTGGGGGCGCGGCGCGAGGAATGGCGCAGCCCCCGGCGCGACGACATCAGGGCCCTCGTCGAGGAGCACGTTGACGGCGGACTGGCCGTCCTCGCCTCCGGGGACCCGCTGCTCTACGGCATCGGCCGCACGCTGGTCGAGGAGCTCGGCATCGAGCGGCTGCTCTTCCTGCCCAACCTCTCCTCGGTCGCGCTGGCGTGTGCCCGGCTAGGCTGGCCGGTGGAGAGCGTGACGGTCATCAACGCGCCCGCCGGGGGGCTGGACACCCTCCCCGGTCACCTCGCGGAGGGGGCCCGGCTCATCGTGCTCTCCGCCGGGCGGGACACCCCGGCCACGGTCGCGACCCGGCTGGCCGACCAGGGGTGTGGCGACAGCGCCCTCGTCGTCCTGGGTGACCTCGGGACGGACCGTGAACAGCGGTGGGACGGTACGGCGTCGGGGTGGGACGTGGAGGTGACCTGCGGCCTCAACGTCGTGGCGGTGACCTGCCACAGCACGCCGGGCTTCGTCGCCCCAGCGGACAGCGCCGCCGGGCCACCCGCGGCCCTGTCGCCAGGGACCACGAGTGAATCTCTGCCTGACCTTGAGGCTGACGAGGCGCGGCACGTGGTCGACAGCGGTGCTGCGTTCCCCGCCGAGCCTGAGCCGCGCGTCGAGCCCCCGGAGCCCCCCGACCTCGGGCGGCCCGCGCCGGTGCCCGCCGCGGGGGCAGAGAACCGGGCGGGGCGCGTCTCCACGTACGGCGCCGCCCGGCTCGCCGAGCTGGGTCCGCTCCTCCCCGACGGATCGGGCCAGGAGCTCACCGGGTCCGCGGCCGCGCTGCTGTCGGCAGCCCTCCTCGCCGCGCTCGACCCGGCGCCCGGCGAGATGCTGTGGGAGATCGGCGGGACCGGCGCCGCGGCCCTCGCGTGGAGCATGGCCTCGCCCGGGGCGCGCGCGGCACTGATCACGCATCGCGGCGAGGTCGCCGACCGGCCGACCCCGTTCGGCGTCGCCCCGGTCCAGCGCGTCCACGGGGCGCTGCCCGCCGCCGCGGCTGGGCTCCCCACTCCGGACGCCGTACTGCTCGTGGATGCCAGCGCGGCGCCCGGCGTGATGGAGACGACCTGGCGCGCGCTGCGACTCGGGGGCCGCCTCGTCGGCGCGGCGACGACGCTGGACGAAGCGGCGCTGCTGGCGCGCTACCACCGCATCCTCGGCGGCGACCTCACCCGGCTGCAGTTGTCGGTGGGGATCAGCGAGGGGGAGGCCTCGCGGTACGGCGGCGCCACCGAACTCGTGCTCTGGGTGCGCCGCAAGGCGCCGGCGCGACGGCCGTCGCCGCGGCTGAGTTAG
- a CDS encoding YihY/virulence factor BrkB family protein yields the protein MPRVEGGAHDGARDGARGGVIGAIDAFQRRHAILGLPIGLIYKYFDDQGAYLAALITYYGFVSLFPLLLLLSSVLGFALENNPELQAQIMESAFRQIPVIGDQVQRAQLRGNTAAVVIGSLGALYGAVGVAQAMQNAMNSAWYVPRNSRPNPVLARARSVGLLVLVAIFLVVTTFLSQWDAALRAITGNEQAVGYWTTFASMGVTWVLFQVISRFGTSYRVTVRQALPGSVLGVLAWQGLQGAGTGFVSRYVAGASDTNGVFAVVLGLLAWIYLASVAFVLCTELNVVLALGLYPRALLTPLTDDVDLTEGDRAAYAGLARAQRLKGFQTVQVSFEYDGQYRTGHAAREQAEREAEAARAETERRAEESRLARERRRALERAERLRRSAAGRGGPLARVRAGVRRRFARKDGTPGAG from the coding sequence ATGCCGCGGGTGGAGGGCGGTGCGCACGACGGTGCGCGGGACGGTGCGCGCGGCGGCGTGATCGGGGCGATCGACGCGTTTCAGCGACGCCACGCCATCCTCGGGCTGCCCATCGGGCTGATCTACAAGTACTTCGATGACCAGGGCGCCTACCTCGCGGCCCTGATCACGTACTACGGGTTCGTGTCCCTGTTCCCCCTGCTCTTGCTGCTGTCCTCCGTGCTCGGGTTCGCGCTGGAGAACAACCCGGAGCTGCAGGCCCAGATCATGGAGTCGGCCTTTCGGCAGATCCCCGTCATCGGCGACCAGGTGCAGCGGGCCCAGCTGCGGGGGAACACGGCGGCGGTCGTCATCGGCTCGCTCGGCGCCCTCTACGGCGCCGTCGGCGTCGCGCAGGCCATGCAGAACGCGATGAACTCCGCCTGGTACGTCCCCCGCAACTCCCGACCGAACCCCGTCCTCGCGCGCGCCCGCAGCGTGGGGCTGTTGGTCCTCGTCGCGATCTTCTTGGTGGTCACGACCTTCCTGTCCCAGTGGGACGCCGCGCTGCGGGCGATCACCGGCAACGAGCAGGCGGTCGGCTACTGGACGACCTTCGCGTCGATGGGTGTCACCTGGGTGTTGTTCCAGGTGATCTCCCGGTTCGGCACGAGCTACCGGGTGACCGTGCGGCAGGCGCTGCCCGGCAGCGTCCTCGGGGTGCTGGCGTGGCAGGGGCTGCAGGGCGCGGGGACGGGGTTCGTGAGCCGGTACGTCGCCGGCGCCAGCGACACCAACGGCGTATTCGCGGTCGTCCTCGGTCTGCTGGCCTGGATCTATCTGGCCTCGGTGGCGTTCGTGCTGTGCACCGAGCTGAACGTCGTCCTGGCGCTGGGGCTCTACCCGCGGGCGCTGCTGACGCCCCTGACCGACGACGTGGACCTCACCGAGGGGGACCGGGCCGCCTACGCCGGGCTGGCGCGCGCCCAGCGGCTCAAGGGGTTCCAGACGGTGCAGGTGAGCTTCGAGTACGACGGCCAGTACCGCACCGGCCACGCCGCCCGCGAACAGGCCGAGCGGGAGGCCGAGGCGGCGCGGGCCGAGACCGAGCGCCGGGCGGAGGAGTCCCGGCTCGCCCGGGAGCGCCGGCGCGCGCTGGAACGGGCCGAGCGGCTGCGCCGGTCCGCGGCCGGCCGGGGCGGCCCCCTCGCCCGCGTGCGGGCCGGGGTGCGGCGCCGGTTCGCGCGAAAGGACGGTACGCCGGGAGCGGGCTAG
- a CDS encoding dipeptidase has protein sequence MTTPAAGAARTSPESGSRRDELAARVAAAMPGVRSDLDALVRIPSVSLGSFDAAQVRRSAEHVAQLLRGEGVEAELVTIGAGHPAVLGRRPGPEGAPRVLLYAHHDVQPPGDPAEWASAPFEPTERDGRLFARGAADDKAGIMAHVAALRVLGSELGVDVRFLIEGEEEVGSESLPEILAQHAEALDCDAIVIADSSNWAVGTPALTTTLRGNVRVVVTVTALRHGVHSGMFGGAAPDALTAMCRLLATLHHPDGSVAVEGLISDPASELDYPEDTFRADSGMPAGAPLIGSGSVVSRIWSQPAITVIGVDAPAVDQAANLLLPQARAKVSARLAPSQDWPGAFEALRDHLLANAPWGTTVQVELEDHGNGFVAPTQGPYVEAARDSFAEAWGTAAVDTGIGGSIPFIAEFAERFPAAAILVTGVEDPDTRAHGANEGLHLGEFERVCLAEALLLDRIGRLPRP, from the coding sequence ATGACCACCCCCGCCGCAGGAGCCGCCCGTACCTCGCCCGAATCCGGTTCGCGCCGCGACGAGCTGGCCGCCCGCGTGGCCGCCGCCATGCCCGGGGTCCGCAGCGATCTCGACGCGCTGGTGCGCATCCCGAGCGTCTCGCTGGGCAGCTTCGACGCCGCGCAGGTGCGCCGGAGCGCGGAACACGTGGCGCAGCTCCTGCGCGGCGAGGGTGTCGAGGCCGAGCTGGTGACGATCGGCGCCGGACATCCGGCGGTGCTGGGCCGACGGCCTGGCCCCGAGGGCGCCCCGCGGGTGCTGCTCTACGCCCACCACGACGTCCAGCCGCCCGGCGACCCGGCCGAGTGGGCCAGTGCGCCGTTCGAACCGACCGAGCGCGACGGGCGGCTCTTCGCTCGGGGCGCCGCCGACGACAAGGCGGGCATCATGGCCCACGTCGCCGCGCTGCGGGTATTGGGGTCGGAGCTGGGCGTCGACGTACGGTTCCTCATCGAGGGCGAGGAGGAGGTGGGCTCCGAGAGCCTGCCCGAGATCCTCGCCCAGCACGCGGAGGCCCTGGACTGCGACGCGATCGTGATCGCCGACAGCAGCAACTGGGCGGTCGGGACGCCGGCCCTGACCACCACGCTGCGGGGCAACGTCCGCGTGGTCGTGACCGTGACCGCGCTGCGCCACGGCGTCCACTCGGGGATGTTCGGGGGCGCGGCGCCGGATGCTCTCACCGCGATGTGCCGCCTACTGGCGACCCTGCACCACCCGGACGGGAGCGTGGCGGTCGAGGGCCTGATCAGCGACCCCGCGAGCGAGCTGGACTATCCCGAGGACACCTTCCGCGCCGACTCCGGGATGCCTGCCGGCGCCCCCCTCATCGGGTCGGGCAGCGTGGTCTCCCGGATCTGGTCCCAGCCCGCGATCACGGTCATCGGCGTGGACGCCCCGGCCGTGGATCAGGCCGCCAACCTGCTCCTGCCGCAGGCGCGCGCCAAGGTCTCCGCGCGGCTGGCGCCCTCCCAGGACTGGCCCGGCGCCTTCGAGGCCCTGCGGGACCACCTGCTCGCGAACGCCCCCTGGGGAACGACGGTGCAGGTCGAGCTCGAGGACCACGGCAACGGCTTCGTCGCCCCGACGCAGGGACCGTACGTCGAGGCGGCGCGCGACTCGTTCGCCGAGGCGTGGGGGACCGCCGCGGTCGACACCGGCATCGGCGGCTCGATCCCGTTCATCGCGGAGTTCGCGGAGCGCTTCCCCGCGGCGGCCATCCTCGTGACCGGCGTGGAGGACCCCGACACGCGGGCGCACGGCGCCAACGAGGGCCTGCACCTGGGCGAGTTCGAACGGGTCTGTCTCGCGGAGGCGTTGTTGCTCGACCGGATCGGCCGGCTGCCGCGCCCGTGA
- a CDS encoding PIG-L family deacetylase, with product MTQPTAPAPLPSLPPLSEDFARVLVVVAHPDDIEYGAAAAVARWRAAGIEVAYLLATYGEAGIDSIDPSETASVRAQEERDGAAEVGVSRVHFLPHRDGVVEYGLPLRRDIARVIRAERPDLVVSLTHRERFGGGGTNQADHRAVGLAALDACRDAGNRWVFPELVEEELEPWGGVRRIAYVASPTPTHALDVGEHLDAAVASLEAHARYLEALGPDYPAPRALLEGILSGGGAAAGCRYGVTFEVFDL from the coding sequence GTGACGCAGCCGACCGCCCCCGCCCCGCTCCCCTCGCTCCCCCCGCTTTCCGAAGACTTCGCCCGCGTGCTCGTCGTCGTCGCCCACCCGGACGATATCGAGTACGGCGCCGCGGCGGCCGTCGCCCGGTGGCGGGCGGCGGGGATCGAGGTGGCCTACCTGCTCGCGACGTACGGCGAGGCGGGCATCGACTCGATCGACCCGAGCGAGACGGCGTCCGTCCGGGCCCAGGAGGAGCGCGACGGGGCCGCCGAGGTCGGGGTGAGCCGGGTGCACTTCCTCCCACACCGCGACGGCGTGGTCGAATACGGCCTGCCGCTGCGCCGCGACATCGCTCGGGTCATCCGCGCCGAGCGTCCCGACCTGGTCGTGTCGCTGACCCACCGCGAGCGGTTCGGCGGCGGGGGCACCAACCAGGCCGATCACCGCGCGGTCGGCCTGGCGGCGCTCGACGCCTGCCGGGACGCGGGCAACCGGTGGGTCTTCCCCGAGCTGGTCGAGGAGGAGCTGGAGCCGTGGGGCGGCGTGCGGCGCATCGCCTACGTCGCCTCCCCCACGCCGACGCACGCCCTCGACGTGGGCGAGCACCTGGACGCCGCCGTGGCGAGCCTGGAGGCACACGCCCGGTACCTTGAGGCGCTGGGCCCCGACTACCCCGCCCCGCGCGCCCTTCTCGAGGGGATCCTGTCGGGTGGGGGTGCGGCGGCCGGATGCCGGTACGGCGTGACGTTCGAGGTCTTCGACCTCTGA
- the hisF gene encoding imidazole glycerol phosphate synthase subunit HisF gives MPVATRVIPCLDVDAGRVVKGVNFQNLRDAGDPVELAAAYDAQGADELTFLDVTASSGDRETTYDIVRRTAEQVFIPLTVGGGVRTVDDVDRLLRAGADKVGVNTAAIARPRLVAEIADRFGAQVLVLSADVRRWREDPAAAGAGRSADGHPRPESGFEVTTHGGRRGTGIDALAWCAQAAQIGAGEILLNSMDADGTKAGFDLELIAAVRALVGVPIIASGGAGAVEHFPPAVAAGADAVLAASVFHFGDLTIGQVKDALRAAGHEVR, from the coding sequence ATGCCCGTCGCGACCCGAGTGATCCCCTGCCTGGACGTCGACGCCGGTCGGGTGGTCAAGGGCGTGAACTTCCAGAACCTGCGCGACGCGGGGGATCCGGTCGAGTTGGCGGCCGCGTACGACGCGCAGGGCGCCGACGAGCTGACCTTCCTCGACGTGACCGCGAGCAGCGGGGACCGCGAGACGACCTACGACATCGTCCGGCGCACCGCCGAGCAGGTCTTCATCCCGCTGACCGTGGGCGGGGGCGTCCGCACGGTGGACGACGTGGACCGGCTGCTGCGGGCGGGCGCCGACAAGGTGGGCGTGAACACCGCCGCGATCGCCCGGCCCCGCCTGGTCGCCGAGATCGCCGACCGCTTCGGCGCGCAGGTGCTCGTGCTGTCCGCCGACGTGCGGCGGTGGCGCGAGGACCCGGCGGCCGCCGGGGCGGGAAGGTCGGCGGACGGACACCCCCGGCCGGAGTCGGGATTCGAGGTCACCACCCACGGTGGGCGGCGCGGCACCGGCATCGACGCCCTGGCCTGGTGCGCGCAGGCGGCGCAGATCGGGGCGGGGGAGATCCTGCTGAACTCGATGGACGCCGACGGCACCAAGGCGGGCTTCGACCTGGAGCTGATCGCTGCGGTCCGGGCGCTGGTCGGCGTGCCAATCATCGCCAGCGGGGGCGCCGGCGCGGTCGAGCACTTCCCGCCCGCCGTCGCGGCCGGGGCGGACGCCGTGCTGGCCGCCAGCGTGTTCCACTTCGGCGACCTGACCATCGGTCAGGTCAAGGACGCGCTGCGCGCGGCGGGCCACGAGGTGCGCTGA
- a CDS encoding DUF3043 domain-containing protein: protein MFGRKKDEPAAVPEQDAIGEGRPGAKNRPTPKRREAQAARMQPLVPLDRKAAAQHAKDAQRADRARRQEAMRRGEEWALLPRDRGPERAWVRDFVDSRWNVGEFLLPVMLIGLPFMFIDPTSSLARFGVSIVYGAFAVFIVDTFVMWFQLRRRYAETFGGKPPGGTFFYAMSRTMSFRRTRMPLPRVQRGQRWTKPKA from the coding sequence GTGTTTGGACGCAAGAAGGACGAGCCGGCTGCGGTGCCGGAGCAGGACGCGATCGGCGAGGGCCGGCCGGGGGCCAAGAACCGCCCGACCCCGAAGCGGCGCGAGGCGCAGGCCGCCCGGATGCAGCCGCTGGTCCCGCTCGACCGCAAGGCCGCGGCGCAGCACGCCAAGGACGCGCAGCGCGCCGATCGGGCGCGCCGGCAGGAGGCCATGCGGCGCGGGGAGGAATGGGCGCTGCTGCCACGCGACCGCGGCCCGGAGCGGGCGTGGGTGCGCGACTTCGTCGACTCCCGCTGGAACGTCGGGGAGTTCCTGCTGCCGGTCATGTTGATCGGGCTGCCGTTCATGTTCATCGACCCCACCAGCTCGCTGGCGAGGTTCGGGGTCTCGATCGTCTACGGCGCGTTCGCCGTGTTCATCGTCGACACCTTCGTCATGTGGTTCCAGCTGCGGCGGCGCTACGCCGAGACGTTCGGCGGCAAGCCCCCGGGCGGCACCTTCTTCTACGCGATGAGCCGGACCATGTCGTTCCGGCGGACCCGGATGCCGCTGCCGCGGGTGCAGCGCGGGCAGCGCTGGACCAAGCCCAAGGCGTAA
- the trpS gene encoding tryptophan--tRNA ligase: MGQPGGDTGGLGAEDSAEGRALADSVSDASLRRSQARSVEIEEQIAKDPSGLRMLTGDRPTGNLHLGHYIGTLANRVRLQNLGLDTFVVIADYQVITDRDSVGELRDRVYSLLTDYLAIGLDPARTTIFAHSAIPELNQLLLPFLALVTDSELRRNPTVKAELEATGGRAMSGLLLTYPVHQAADILFCKGNLVPVGKDQLPHLEQARVVARRFDERFGRADKRRPVFPAPEALLSSGANILGTDGTKMSKSRGNTIELGMTADETAKRLKRAVTDSDRHITYDPENRPEVANLLLMAGLLADRDPAQLADEIGDGGGARLKAVVTEAVNEHLAPIRARRAELVADPGHLRDVLADGNTRAREVAAATLDEVRAAMSMNYG, translated from the coding sequence CTGGGCCAGCCCGGCGGCGACACCGGCGGCCTCGGCGCCGAGGACTCCGCCGAGGGCCGGGCCCTCGCCGACTCCGTCAGCGACGCCAGCCTGCGCCGCAGCCAGGCCCGCTCCGTGGAGATCGAGGAGCAGATCGCCAAGGACCCCAGCGGGCTGCGGATGCTCACCGGCGACCGACCCACCGGCAACCTGCACCTGGGGCACTACATCGGCACCCTGGCCAACCGGGTACGGCTGCAGAATCTCGGACTCGACACGTTCGTGGTGATCGCCGACTACCAGGTCATCACCGACCGCGACAGTGTGGGCGAGCTGCGAGACCGGGTGTATTCCCTGCTCACCGACTACCTCGCCATCGGCCTGGACCCCGCCCGGACCACGATCTTCGCGCACAGCGCGATCCCGGAGCTCAACCAGCTGCTGCTGCCCTTCCTCGCGCTGGTCACCGACTCGGAGCTGCGCCGCAATCCCACCGTGAAGGCCGAGCTGGAGGCCACTGGCGGCCGGGCCATGTCCGGGCTGCTGCTCACCTACCCGGTTCACCAGGCCGCGGACATCCTGTTCTGCAAGGGCAACCTCGTCCCGGTCGGCAAGGACCAGCTCCCCCACCTGGAGCAGGCCCGGGTCGTCGCCCGCCGCTTCGACGAGCGGTTCGGGCGCGCCGACAAGCGCCGGCCCGTCTTCCCGGCGCCGGAGGCGCTGCTGTCGTCCGGGGCCAACATCCTCGGCACCGACGGGACGAAGATGTCGAAGTCGCGCGGCAACACCATCGAGCTGGGCATGACCGCCGACGAGACCGCCAAGCGGCTCAAGAGGGCCGTCACCGACTCGGATCGGCACATCACCTACGACCCCGAGAACCGCCCCGAGGTCGCGAACCTCCTGCTCATGGCCGGCCTGCTCGCCGACCGCGACCCGGCGCAGCTCGCCGACGAGATCGGCGACGGGGGTGGCGCTCGGCTCAAGGCCGTCGTCACCGAGGCGGTCAACGAGCACCTGGCCCCGATCCGCGCGCGGCGGGCGGAGCTGGTGGCCGACCCGGGGCACCTGCGCGACGTCCTCGCGGACGGCAACACCCGCGCCCGCGAGGTCGCGGCGGCCACGCTCGACGAGGTTCGCGCGGCCATGTCCATGAACTACGGGTGA